Proteins from a genomic interval of Papaver somniferum cultivar HN1 chromosome 4, ASM357369v1, whole genome shotgun sequence:
- the LOC113275449 gene encoding probable glycosyltransferase At5g20260 — translation MARSLTCKTSMIIIFPSLVLIFILFSSLTQQHHVSYLYSSSFPLHQSYVKQYFHSSPSSSTNGNLEHEPILKISPSPSPEPSTVPSPSPSSTTSSAESPSNHDFFNELLSNSTTIISSNTTTTDSTVKVIKMKTSVDKIEEGLAKARENIRDAVRSRNVTTSDGRDDFILKGANIYRNPYAFYQSHVEMEKRFKVWTYKEGEQPLVHDGPVNNIYSTEGQFIDEMESGKSLFIAKHPDEAHAFFLPFSVANVIRYIYKPITSFSRDRLQQFVEDYVSVVANRYPYWNRSSGADHFMVSCHDWSPQVSNAHPDLFKNFIRVLCNANTSEGFRPERDVTLPEINLPFGLLGQPMISNRPSKRTILAFFAGGAHGNIRKVLLNEWRGKDNDVQVYQYLPKNLNYYQLMGKSKYCLCASGYEVASPRVVEAIRAECVPVILSDSYVLPFSDVLDWSKFSVNIPVRDIPKIKEILQAIPLRKYLQMQNRLKQVQRHFSVNRPAKRFDVIHMVLHSVWLRRLNIGLLS, via the exons ATGGCTAGGAGCTTAACATGTAAAACATCCATGATCATAATATTTCCATCTCTCGTACTAATATTCATCTTATTCTCATCACTTACTCAACAACATCATGTTAGTTATTTATATTCATCCTCTTTTCCTTTGCACCAATCCTATGTCAAGCAATACTTCCATTCTTCTCCTTCATCATCAACTAATGGAAATCTAGAGCATGAACCCATATTAAAAatctctccttctccttctcctgaACCTTCAACTGTACCTTCTCCGTCCCCTTCAAGCACAACTTCTTCAGCTGAGTCACCTTCAAATCATGACTTCTTTAATGAACTTCTTTCGAATTCTACCACTATTATCAGTTCTAACACTACAACTACTGATAGCACTGTGAAAGTTATTAAA ATGAAGACTAGTGTAGACAAAATCGAAGAAGGTTTAGCAAAAGCTCGAGAAAACATACGAGATGCCGTTCGATCTCGTAACGTAACAACATCAGATGGTAGAGACGATTTTATTCTGAAAGGAGCGAATATCTACAGAAATCCATATGCCTTTTATCA GAGTCATGTCGAGATGGAGAAAAGATTCAAGGTGTGGACATATAAAGAAGGAGAACAGCCTTTAGTACATGATGGACCTGTAAACAACATATATTCGACTGAAGGACAATTTATTGATGAAATGGAAAGTGGGAAAAGCCTGTTTATAGCTAAGCATCCAGATGAGGCTCATGCATTTTTCCTACCGTTTAGTGTTGCTAACGTTATTCGTTATATCTATAAGCCAATTACTAGCTTCTCCAGGGACCGTCTTCAACAGTTCGTCGAAGACTATGTTTCTGTTGTTGCGAATAGGTACCCATATTGGAATAGAAGCAGCGGTGCCGACCACTTCATGGTTTCTTGTCATGATTGG TCACCCCAAGTCTCTAATGCACATCCGGATCTATTCAAAAATTTCATTAGAGTTCTATGCAATGCCAACACCTCAGAAGGATTTCGACCAGAAAGAGATGTAACTCTACCGGAAATCAATCTCCCGTTCGGACTTTTAGGTCAACCCATGATCAGCAACCGCCCGTCAAAACGTACCATTCTCGCGTTCTTCGCAGGTGGAGCTCACGGGAACATAAGAAAGGTGCTACTAAATGAATGGAGAGGTAAAGATAATGACGTTCAAGTTTATCAGTACTTGCCCAAAAACTTAAACTACTATCAATTAATGGGCAAGAGCAAGTATTGTCTGTGTGCAAGTGGATATGAAGTTGCTAGCCCTCGAGTAGTTGAAGCAATACGCGCAGAATGTGTTCCGGTTATTCTATCAGATAGTTATGTGCTACCATTTAGCGATGTTCTTGATTGGAGTAAGTTTTCGGTTAATATTCCTGTAAGGGATATCccaaaaattaaagaaattttgCAGGCAATACCATTACGTAAGTACTTGCAAATGCAGAATAGATTGAAACAAGTTCAAAGACATTTCTCTGTCAACCGGCCGGCAAAAAGATTTGATGTCATTCATATGGTTCTTCATTCGGTATGGTTAAGAAGGCTTAACATTGGATTATTATCTTGA